In Pseudomonas fluorescens, one genomic interval encodes:
- a CDS encoding DUF2790 domain-containing protein, with the protein MKALLVLALSSLCATAMADEVPTDVAQQQPVIEEYTYSTHLDIAKVVSMSEVPNVCEVVPAKMEYDDSKGQRHILRYSVMGNGCTN; encoded by the coding sequence ATGAAAGCTTTATTGGTTCTGGCCCTCAGCAGCCTGTGCGCAACCGCCATGGCAGACGAGGTCCCGACTGATGTCGCACAGCAACAACCGGTGATCGAGGAATACACTTACTCCACTCACCTGGACATCGCCAAAGTTGTATCGATGAGCGAAGTGCCGAATGTCTGCGAAGTGGTACCGGCCAAAATGGAGTACGACGACTCCAAGGGTCAGCGCCACATCCTGCGTTACAGCGTCATGGGCAACGGCTGCACCAATTGA
- a CDS encoding ribonucleotide-diphosphate reductase subunit beta yields the protein MLSWDEFDKEDSEVAAVKGANAGHATEANMDRLDSAGGAAALEARAVTADDSAAVARAKAALDSLDVAEGLAELEGASARVAVDEKRMINCRADLNQLVPFKYDWAWQKYLDGCANHWMPQEVNMTADIALWKNPEGLTDDERRIVMRNLGFFSTADSLVANNLVLAVYRLITNPECRQYILRQAFEEAIHTHAYQYCIESLAMDEGEIFNMYHEIPSVAKKAAWGLKYTRSISDPKFETGTPDTDKELLRNLIAYYCVLEGIFFYCGFTQILSMGRRNKMTGVAEQFQYILRDESMHLNFGIDVINQIKIENPHLWDAEMKEEATQMILQGTQLEIEYARDTMPRGVLGMNAAMMEDYLKFIANRRLSQIGLKEEYPGTTNPFPWMSEIMDLKKEKNFFETRVIEYQTGGALSWD from the coding sequence ATGCTGAGCTGGGACGAATTCGACAAAGAAGACAGTGAAGTAGCAGCAGTGAAAGGCGCCAACGCCGGCCACGCTACTGAAGCCAACATGGACCGCCTCGACAGCGCCGGCGGTGCCGCAGCGCTGGAAGCCCGCGCCGTGACCGCCGACGACTCGGCCGCCGTGGCCCGCGCCAAGGCTGCACTGGATTCCCTCGACGTCGCCGAAGGCCTCGCCGAACTCGAAGGCGCCTCCGCCCGTGTCGCCGTTGACGAAAAGCGCATGATCAACTGCCGCGCCGACCTCAACCAACTCGTGCCATTCAAGTACGACTGGGCTTGGCAGAAGTACCTGGACGGCTGCGCAAACCACTGGATGCCGCAAGAAGTCAACATGACCGCCGACATCGCCCTCTGGAAAAACCCGGAAGGCCTGACCGACGACGAGCGCCGCATCGTGATGCGCAACCTCGGCTTCTTCTCCACCGCCGACTCCCTGGTTGCCAACAACCTGGTCCTGGCCGTGTACCGCCTGATCACCAACCCGGAATGCCGCCAGTACATCCTGCGCCAGGCCTTCGAAGAGGCGATCCACACCCACGCCTACCAGTACTGCATCGAATCGCTGGCCATGGATGAAGGCGAGATCTTCAACATGTACCACGAGATCCCATCGGTCGCCAAAAAGGCAGCCTGGGGCCTGAAATACACCCGTTCGATCTCCGATCCGAAGTTCGAAACCGGCACCCCGGACACCGACAAAGAACTGCTGCGCAACCTGATCGCCTACTACTGCGTTCTGGAAGGCATCTTCTTCTACTGCGGCTTCACCCAGATCCTCTCCATGGGCCGCCGCAACAAAATGACCGGCGTCGCCGAGCAGTTCCAGTACATCCTGCGCGACGAATCCATGCACCTGAACTTCGGCATCGACGTGATCAACCAGATCAAAATCGAAAACCCACACCTGTGGGATGCCGAGATGAAGGAAGAAGCGACCCAAATGATCCTGCAGGGTACGCAGCTGGAAATCGAATACGCCCGCGACACCATGCCTCGCGGCGTACTGGGCATGAACGCGGCGATGATGGAGGACTACCTGAAGTTCATCGCTAACCGTCGTTTGTCGCAGATCGGTTTGAAAGAAGAGTACCCAGGGACCACTAACCCGTTCCCTTGGATGAGCGAGATTATGGACTTGAAGAAAGAGAAGAATTTCTTTGAGACTCGCGTGATCGAATACCAAACTGGTGGTGCGTTGAGCTGGGACTAA
- a CDS encoding BRO-N domain-containing protein, whose protein sequence is MSDPLPVIVFSRHNLSLHALLLENQPWFSARDVGRLMGFHLNDRVVNKLDSDQRRVMWIEYFREPEQHLMLSESGVYALLVYHYVPGNRLLREWLTNEVVPTLRDAADSGDSNRPMLSLLDWPEMSLRLLHWQDEGWIRLRDMPYLLNDQNLRRASLEKPWWRRVTQVFQSSKHSMG, encoded by the coding sequence ATGTCTGATCCGCTCCCGGTAATAGTGTTCTCTCGCCACAACCTTTCTCTCCATGCCCTTTTATTAGAAAACCAGCCTTGGTTCTCCGCTCGCGATGTCGGCCGCTTGATGGGTTTCCATCTGAATGATCGGGTGGTCAACAAGCTAGATAGCGATCAGCGCCGCGTCATGTGGATTGAGTACTTTCGAGAACCAGAACAGCATCTGATGCTCAGTGAGTCCGGGGTGTACGCGCTGCTGGTCTATCACTACGTTCCGGGTAATCGGTTGTTGCGGGAATGGCTGACCAATGAGGTGGTGCCGACATTGCGCGATGCTGCGGATTCAGGAGATTCGAATCGGCCAATGTTGAGCTTGTTGGATTGGCCGGAGATGTCTTTGCGTTTGCTGCATTGGCAGGATGAGGGCTGGATTCGGCTTCGGGATATGCCTTACCTGTTAAATGATCAAAATCTACGACGAGCTTCTCTAGAGAAACCCTGGTGGCGGAGGGTTACGCAGGTGTTTCAGTCCTCGAAGCACTCGATGGGCTAG
- a CDS encoding HNH endonuclease, whose protein sequence is MDTKKEQKGWTDEELEASVDAYLSIQVRYPNDEKFNKSAEHKHLQDGVLANRNTKSIDYRLQNISALFDELGLKTIVHYKPKVNLGSGITARLTKILESKGILTRSIGSPSDEAAIRNRHIKPTRTPNFVSEPENDAPPQQGVTITKYFVRNSKIKGWILDNAKGICEGCGQPAPFEMDGEPYLEVHHVKHLAQQGRDRKSNTVALCPNCHRRCHHSSDRKEFTDSLYQKVKRLKRE, encoded by the coding sequence ATGGATACGAAAAAGGAACAAAAAGGCTGGACCGATGAAGAATTGGAAGCCTCTGTCGATGCCTATCTCTCGATTCAAGTGAGATATCCAAACGATGAAAAATTCAACAAGTCTGCGGAGCACAAGCATCTGCAGGACGGTGTACTTGCTAATCGCAATACCAAGTCGATCGACTATCGCCTGCAGAACATCTCGGCATTGTTTGATGAGCTGGGGCTGAAGACGATTGTTCACTACAAACCAAAAGTTAACCTTGGTTCAGGTATCACTGCGCGCCTAACCAAAATTTTAGAGTCAAAAGGTATTCTGACTCGGAGTATCGGCTCTCCTTCTGACGAGGCTGCAATTCGCAATCGCCACATAAAGCCCACTAGAACACCGAACTTCGTAAGCGAACCGGAAAATGATGCACCGCCTCAACAAGGGGTGACCATAACCAAATACTTTGTTCGAAACTCCAAAATCAAAGGTTGGATTCTCGATAACGCTAAGGGTATCTGCGAAGGCTGCGGGCAACCGGCTCCGTTCGAAATGGATGGAGAGCCATATCTTGAAGTTCATCACGTTAAGCATTTGGCACAGCAGGGTAGAGATCGCAAAAGCAACACAGTTGCACTGTGTCCGAATTGCCATAGACGCTGCCACCATTCTAGCGATCGGAAGGAATTCACAGATTCGCTTTATCAAAAAGTGAAGCGACTGAAGCGCGAGTAA
- a CDS encoding sulfite exporter TauE/SafE family protein — protein sequence MFYLLLTLFGCLTGITAVLFGFGGGFVVVPLLYRLLSASHGADDPISQSAMHIAVATSTCVMIVNALIATDKHRRAGNLIRHYLWPLGGFIALGAIIGAIAAVWVSGEVIRYAFIAYLGVTIIDCLLRRGFLTRSEGVIPRRLDRKEISAGGVGIGAIATFLGVGGSVMTVPLLRRCGLSMSQATSMANPLSVPVAVAGTLTYMALAGFSATDLGAWFVGYVDLLAFVVLTLGSLVGIRMATPWIGRIPDRVHAWVYIALLIVVMLGMLLK from the coding sequence ATGTTCTACCTACTGCTGACTCTCTTCGGCTGCCTGACCGGCATCACCGCCGTCCTGTTCGGTTTCGGCGGCGGCTTCGTCGTCGTGCCGCTGCTCTATCGCTTGCTCAGCGCCAGCCATGGCGCCGACGACCCCATCAGCCAATCGGCCATGCACATCGCCGTCGCCACCTCGACCTGCGTGATGATCGTCAACGCCCTGATCGCCACCGACAAACACCGCCGCGCCGGCAATCTGATCCGCCATTACCTGTGGCCCCTCGGCGGCTTCATCGCCCTGGGCGCAATCATCGGCGCGATCGCCGCGGTGTGGGTCAGCGGCGAGGTCATCCGCTACGCCTTCATCGCCTACCTCGGCGTGACCATCATCGACTGCCTGCTCAGACGCGGCTTCCTCACCCGCAGCGAAGGTGTCATTCCACGCCGATTGGATCGCAAGGAAATATCCGCCGGCGGTGTAGGCATCGGCGCCATCGCCACGTTCCTCGGTGTAGGAGGAAGCGTCATGACCGTGCCGCTGCTGCGCCGCTGCGGGTTGAGCATGTCCCAGGCCACGTCCATGGCCAATCCGTTGAGCGTGCCGGTGGCAGTGGCCGGGACGCTGACCTACATGGCACTGGCCGGATTCAGCGCGACGGATCTGGGCGCGTGGTTTGTCGGGTATGTGGATTTGCTGGCGTTTGTGGTGCTGACACTGGGCTCGTTGGTCGGGATTCGAATGGCCACGCCGTGGATCGGGCGGATACCGGACCGGGTGCATGCGTGGGTGTACATCGCACTGCTGATCGTCGTCATGCTGGGCATGCTGCTCAAGTAG
- a CDS encoding AraC family transcriptional regulator: MRNVSINLLDHTPRPVVAIGTDYSHGHLLPFHTHRRAQLLYGATGVMQVRTHDGNWVVPPQRAVWIPPGVAHEVLMLGVSTRSLYIEPGAVDLGGRCQVISVSPLMRHLLMEAVEVPLTYDLEGRDGVLIDLLLHELARSAPLPLHIPLPTDGKLLALCQTFLLQPNAHQSPQHWAEQLHISLRTFNRLFRQQTGLSFSQWRQQACVVLALARLAAGEAVTRIALDFGYESPAAFSTMFRRILGQAPSVWLEAAN, translated from the coding sequence ATGCGCAATGTTTCGATCAATCTGCTGGATCACACACCGCGCCCGGTGGTGGCGATCGGTACAGATTATTCCCACGGCCATCTGTTGCCGTTTCATACGCATCGACGGGCGCAGTTGTTGTACGGCGCGACCGGGGTAATGCAGGTCCGTACCCATGACGGCAACTGGGTGGTGCCGCCGCAACGGGCGGTGTGGATTCCGCCGGGGGTGGCGCATGAGGTGCTGATGCTCGGCGTGAGTACGCGCAGTTTGTACATCGAGCCGGGGGCGGTGGACTTGGGTGGGCGCTGCCAGGTGATCAGCGTTTCACCGTTGATGCGGCACTTGTTGATGGAAGCCGTGGAAGTGCCGCTGACTTATGACCTCGAAGGACGCGACGGCGTATTGATCGACCTGCTGCTGCATGAACTGGCGCGCAGTGCGCCCCTGCCCTTGCACATTCCGCTGCCGACTGACGGAAAGCTCCTCGCTCTATGTCAGACCTTTCTGCTTCAGCCGAACGCCCATCAGTCGCCGCAACACTGGGCCGAGCAGTTGCACATAAGCTTGCGCACCTTCAACAGACTGTTTCGGCAGCAGACCGGGTTGAGCTTCAGTCAATGGCGGCAACAGGCCTGCGTGGTGCTGGCGCTGGCGCGGCTGGCGGCCGGTGAAGCGGTGACGCGGATCGCCCTGGACTTCGGTTATGAGAGCCCGGCGGCGTTCTCGACGATGTTCCGGCGCATCCTCGGACAGGCACCGTCCGTCTGGTTGGAGGCGGCGAACTAG